Proteins encoded by one window of Macaca fascicularis isolate 582-1 chromosome 10, T2T-MFA8v1.1:
- the SYS1 gene encoding protein SYS1 homolog — translation MAGQFRSYVWDPLLILSQIVLMQTVYYGSLGLWLALVDGLVRSSPSLDQMFDAEILGFSTPPGRLSMMSFILNALTCALGLLYFIRRGKQCLDFTVTVHFFHLLGCWFYSSRFPSALTWWLVQAVCIALMAVIGEYLCMRTELKEIPLNSAPKSNV, via the exons ATGGCGGGTCAGTTCCGCAGCTACGTGTGGGACCCGCTGCTGATCCTGTCGCAGATCGTCCTCATGCAGACCGTGTATTATGGCTCGCTGGGCCTGTGGCTGGCGCTGGTGGACGGACTAGTGCGAAGCAGCCCCTCGCTGGACCAGATGTTCGACGCCGAG ATCCTGGGCTTTTCCACCCCTCCAGGCCGGCTCTCCATGATGTCCTTCATCCTCAACGCCCTCACCTG TGCCCTGGGCTTGCTGTACTTCATCCGGCGAGGAAAGCAGTGTCTGGATTTCACTGTCACTGTCCATTTCTTTCACCTCCTGGGCTGCTGGTTCTACAGCTCCCGTTTCCCCTCGGCGCTGACCTGGTGGCTGGTCCAAGCCGTGTGCATTGCACTCATGGCTGTCATCGGGGAGTACCTGTGCATGCGGACGGAGCTCAAGGAGATACCCCTCAACTCAGCCCCTAAATCCAATGTCTAG